In one window of Planctomycetota bacterium DNA:
- a CDS encoding AtpZ/AtpI family protein, whose amino-acid sequence MAVDRRGDRGLLELWGVGLVIVACVVTGYLLGSWLDRKFGTGPWLVVAGVLLGTVAGILELFRTVSRSLK is encoded by the coding sequence ATGGCGGTAGACCGGCGCGGCGACCGTGGGCTTCTCGAGCTCTGGGGCGTCGGCCTCGTCATCGTCGCCTGTGTCGTCACCGGCTACCTCCTCGGAAGCTGGCTCGACCGGAAGTTCGGCACCGGCCCGTGGCTCGTCGTGGCGGGCGTTCTGCTCGGAACGGTGGCGGGAATCCTGGAACTCTTTCGAACCGTGTCGCGCAGCCTCAAATGA
- a CDS encoding RNA polymerase sigma factor yields the protein MEDTALIRRCLNGGAEAYGTLVNRYSARILSLAFAMTGDRHEAEDIAQDTFVRAYKGLARFRHKAKFSSWLYQIALNLCRDRLKSRGRQARRVEDDELAVLSPDPARPAPRVLVEEEFSRRTQEAIAALPVLYREAFVLRHLAGKDYSEIARILGVPAQTARVRAYRAREMLRESLAPNVDTFWREKAAREKAKAGTVREATP from the coding sequence GTGGAGGACACGGCGCTCATTCGAAGGTGCCTGAACGGCGGCGCGGAGGCGTACGGCACGCTGGTGAACCGCTACAGCGCGCGGATCCTCAGCCTCGCCTTCGCGATGACGGGCGACCGCCACGAGGCCGAAGACATCGCCCAGGACACTTTCGTTCGCGCCTACAAGGGGCTGGCGCGTTTCCGCCACAAGGCGAAGTTTTCGAGCTGGCTGTATCAGATCGCGCTCAATCTTTGCCGCGACCGCCTGAAGTCCCGCGGGCGCCAGGCACGCCGGGTCGAGGACGATGAGCTGGCGGTTCTGAGTCCCGACCCCGCCCGGCCGGCCCCGCGGGTGCTCGTGGAGGAGGAATTCTCCCGGCGCACGCAGGAGGCGATCGCGGCGCTTCCGGTCCTGTACCGGGAGGCCTTCGTGCTGCGCCACCTGGCGGGAAAGGACTATTCCGAGATCGCCCGGATCCTCGGCGTGCCGGCCCAGACGGCGCGGGTGCGGGCCTACCGGGCGCGGGAGATGCTGCGCGAGAGTCTGGCTCCGAACGTGGACACCTTCTGGCGCGAAAAGGCGGCCCGGGAGAAAGCCAAAGCCGGGACCGTCCGGGAGGCGACACCATGA